From Streptomyces sp. NBC_01460, a single genomic window includes:
- a CDS encoding HAD family hydrolase produces the protein MTSTVPASLTRTAEGSALQAVLLDMDGTLVDTEGFWWDVEVEVFADLGHRLDEAWRDVVVGGPMTRSAGYLIEVTGAGIGIEELTVLLNDRFEKRIGRGVPLMPGAARLLAELAAHEVPTALVSASHRRIIDRVLDSVGRHHFALTVAGDEVTRTKPHPEPYLAAAAGFGADPWRCAVIEDTATGVAAAEAAGCRVVAVPSVATIAPAPGRVVVPSLEQVDLAFLRGLITAE, from the coding sequence ATGACCAGTACGGTCCCCGCGTCCCTGACCCGCACGGCCGAAGGGTCGGCGCTGCAAGCGGTCCTTCTCGACATGGACGGCACACTGGTCGACACCGAAGGCTTCTGGTGGGACGTGGAGGTCGAGGTCTTCGCCGACCTCGGTCACCGGCTCGACGAGGCATGGCGCGACGTGGTCGTCGGCGGCCCGATGACCCGGAGCGCCGGGTACCTCATCGAGGTCACGGGCGCCGGCATCGGCATCGAGGAGCTCACGGTGCTGCTCAACGACCGCTTCGAGAAGCGCATCGGGCGAGGTGTCCCGCTGATGCCGGGCGCCGCCCGGCTGCTCGCCGAGCTCGCCGCGCACGAGGTGCCCACCGCCCTCGTCTCCGCCTCGCACCGACGCATCATCGACCGCGTCCTGGACTCCGTGGGACGCCACCACTTCGCGCTCACCGTCGCCGGGGACGAGGTGACGCGCACCAAGCCCCACCCCGAGCCCTACCTCGCGGCCGCGGCGGGCTTCGGTGCGGACCCCTGGCGCTGTGCGGTCATCGAGGACACGGCGACGGGGGTCGCCGCCGCGGAGGCCGCGGGGTGCCGCGTCGTCGCCGTCCCGTCCGTGGCGACGATCGCCCCCGCGCCGGGAAGAGTGGTCGTGCCCTCGCTGGAGCAGGTGGACCTGGCCTTCCTGCGGGGCCTGATCACGGCTGAGTGA
- the metH gene encoding methionine synthase, with protein MASSPTPSADSRNRARALREALATRVVVADGAMGTMLQAQDPTLEDFENLEGCNEILNVTRPDIVRSVHEEYFAVGVDCVETNTFGANASALGEYDIPGRIHELSEAGARIAREVADGFTESTGQQRWVLGSIGPGTKLPTLGHAPYTVLRDGFQQNAEGLIAGGADALIIETTQDLLQTKAAVLGARRALEAMGSDLLVLCSLAFETTGTMLLGSEIGAALTALEPLGVDMIGLNCSTGPAEMSEHLRYLTRHSRIPLLCMPNAGLPVLTKDGAHFPLDAEGLADAQETFVQEYGLSLVGGCCGTTPEHLRRLVERVRGSELTPRDPRPEPGAASLYQTIPFRQDTSYLAIGERTNANGSKKFREAMLDARWDDCVEMARDQIREGAHMLDLCVDYVGRDGVADMEELAGRFATASTLPIVLDSTELPVLRAGLEKLGGRAVLNSVNYEDGDGPESRFAKVAGLASEHGAALIALTIDEEGQARTVEHKVAIAERLIEDLTTNWGIHEADILIDCLTFTICTGQEESRKDGIATIGAIRELKRRHPDVQTTLGLSNISFGLNPAARVVLNSVFLDECVKAGLDSAIVHASKILPIARLEEEQVKVALDLVYDRREEGYDPLQKLMELFEGVNMKSMKQGKAEELLALPLDERLQRRIIDGEKNGLETDLDEALQTRPALDIVNDTLLEGMKVVGELFGSGQMQLPFVLQSAEVMKSAVAYLEPHMEKTDDDGKGTIVLATVRGDVHDIGKNLVDIILSNNGFNVVNLGIKQPVSAILEAAEEHRADVIGMSGLLVKSTVIMKENLQELNQRKMAADYPVILGGAALTRAYVEQDLHEIYEGEVRYARDAFEGLRLMDALIAVKRGVPGASLPELKQRRVPKRDAPAAEVVEPEEGVRSDVSVTNPVPEPPFWGTRVVKGIQLKEYASWLDEGALFKGQWGLKQTRAGDGPTYEELVEQEGRPHLRGWLDKLHTENLLEAAVVYGYFPCVSKGDDLILLHEDGSERTRFTFPRQRRGRRLCLADFFRPEESGETDVIGLQVVTVGSKIGGATAELFESNSYRDYLELHGLSVQLAEALAEYWHARVRSELGFAGEDPSDVEDMFALKYRGARFSLGYGACPDLEDRAKIAELLEPERIGVKLSEEFQLHPEQSTDAIVIHHPEAKYFNAR; from the coding sequence ATGGCCTCGTCGCCGACCCCCTCAGCTGACAGCCGGAACCGAGCCCGAGCGCTCCGTGAGGCGCTCGCCACCCGGGTGGTGGTGGCCGACGGTGCGATGGGCACCATGCTCCAGGCCCAGGACCCCACCCTCGAGGACTTCGAGAACCTCGAAGGCTGCAACGAGATCCTGAACGTCACGCGCCCCGACATCGTCCGCTCGGTGCACGAGGAGTACTTCGCGGTCGGCGTGGACTGCGTCGAGACCAACACGTTCGGGGCCAACGCCTCCGCCCTGGGTGAGTACGACATCCCCGGCAGGATCCACGAGCTCTCGGAAGCCGGCGCGAGGATCGCCCGCGAGGTCGCCGACGGCTTCACCGAGTCCACCGGACAGCAGCGCTGGGTGCTCGGCTCCATCGGACCCGGCACCAAGCTGCCGACGCTGGGCCACGCCCCGTACACCGTCCTGCGCGACGGCTTCCAGCAGAACGCCGAGGGTCTGATCGCCGGCGGCGCCGACGCGCTGATCATCGAGACCACGCAGGACCTCCTGCAGACCAAGGCCGCCGTGCTGGGTGCGCGGCGCGCCCTGGAGGCGATGGGCAGCGACCTCCTGGTGCTGTGCTCCCTCGCCTTCGAGACGACGGGCACCATGCTGCTCGGCTCCGAGATCGGCGCCGCGCTGACCGCCCTCGAACCGCTCGGTGTCGACATGATCGGCCTGAACTGCTCGACCGGCCCCGCGGAGATGAGCGAGCACCTGCGCTACCTCACGCGCCACTCCCGGATCCCGCTGCTCTGCATGCCGAACGCCGGGCTGCCCGTCCTCACCAAGGACGGGGCGCACTTCCCGCTCGACGCCGAGGGCCTGGCCGACGCCCAGGAGACCTTCGTCCAGGAGTACGGCCTCTCCCTCGTCGGAGGCTGCTGCGGTACGACACCGGAGCACCTGCGCCGGCTCGTCGAGCGGGTACGCGGCTCCGAGCTCACCCCCCGCGATCCGCGCCCCGAGCCGGGCGCCGCCTCGCTCTACCAGACCATCCCGTTCCGCCAGGACACCTCGTACCTCGCGATCGGCGAGCGTACGAACGCCAACGGGTCCAAGAAGTTCCGCGAGGCCATGCTCGACGCCCGCTGGGACGACTGCGTGGAGATGGCCCGTGACCAGATCCGCGAGGGCGCGCACATGCTCGACCTCTGCGTCGACTACGTGGGGCGCGACGGGGTCGCCGACATGGAGGAGCTGGCCGGCCGTTTCGCCACCGCCTCGACCCTGCCGATCGTCCTCGACTCCACCGAGCTGCCCGTCCTGCGCGCCGGCCTGGAGAAGCTCGGCGGCCGAGCGGTGCTCAACTCCGTCAACTACGAGGACGGCGACGGTCCCGAGTCACGCTTCGCGAAGGTCGCCGGGCTGGCCTCCGAGCACGGCGCCGCGCTGATCGCGCTGACCATCGACGAGGAGGGCCAGGCCCGCACCGTCGAGCACAAGGTCGCCATCGCCGAGCGGCTGATCGAGGACCTCACCACCAACTGGGGCATCCACGAGGCGGACATCCTCATCGACTGCCTGACCTTCACCATCTGTACGGGGCAGGAGGAGTCCCGCAAGGACGGGATCGCGACGATCGGCGCCATCCGCGAGCTGAAGCGCCGCCACCCCGACGTCCAGACCACGCTGGGCCTGTCCAACATCTCCTTCGGCCTGAACCCGGCCGCCCGCGTCGTCCTGAACTCCGTCTTCCTGGACGAGTGCGTGAAGGCGGGGCTGGACTCCGCCATCGTGCACGCCTCCAAGATCCTTCCGATCGCCCGGCTGGAGGAGGAGCAGGTCAAGGTCGCCCTCGACCTCGTGTACGACCGCCGCGAGGAGGGCTACGACCCCCTGCAGAAGCTCATGGAGCTCTTCGAGGGCGTCAACATGAAGTCGATGAAGCAGGGCAAGGCCGAGGAGCTCTTGGCCCTGCCGCTGGACGAGCGGCTCCAGCGCCGCATCATCGACGGCGAGAAGAACGGCCTGGAGACCGACCTCGACGAGGCGCTGCAGACCAGGCCCGCGCTCGACATCGTCAACGACACCCTCCTGGAGGGCATGAAGGTCGTGGGCGAGCTCTTCGGCTCGGGCCAGATGCAGCTGCCCTTCGTGCTGCAGTCCGCCGAGGTCATGAAGAGCGCGGTGGCCTACCTCGAACCGCACATGGAGAAGACCGACGACGACGGCAAGGGCACCATCGTGCTGGCCACGGTCCGCGGTGACGTCCATGACATCGGCAAGAACCTGGTCGACATCATCCTGTCCAACAACGGCTTCAACGTGGTCAACCTGGGCATCAAGCAGCCCGTCTCCGCGATCCTGGAAGCCGCCGAGGAGCACCGTGCCGACGTCATCGGCATGTCCGGCCTCCTGGTGAAGTCCACCGTGATCATGAAGGAGAACCTGCAGGAGCTCAACCAGCGCAAGATGGCGGCCGACTACCCGGTCATCCTCGGCGGCGCCGCCCTGACCCGGGCCTACGTCGAACAGGACCTCCACGAGATCTACGAGGGCGAGGTCCGCTACGCCCGCGACGCCTTCGAGGGCCTGCGGCTCATGGACGCCCTCATCGCCGTCAAGCGCGGGGTCCCCGGGGCCAGCCTGCCCGAGCTGAAGCAGCGCAGGGTGCCCAAGCGGGACGCCCCCGCGGCGGAGGTCGTGGAGCCCGAGGAGGGCGTGCGTTCCGACGTCTCCGTCACCAACCCGGTTCCCGAGCCGCCGTTCTGGGGCACCCGGGTCGTCAAGGGCATCCAGCTCAAGGAGTACGCCTCCTGGCTGGACGAGGGCGCCCTCTTCAAGGGCCAGTGGGGCCTCAAGCAGACCCGCGCCGGTGACGGACCGACGTACGAGGAGCTCGTCGAGCAGGAGGGCCGGCCCCACCTGCGCGGCTGGCTCGACAAGCTCCACACGGAGAACCTGCTGGAGGCCGCCGTCGTCTACGGCTACTTCCCCTGCGTCTCCAAGGGCGACGACCTGATCCTCCTGCACGAGGACGGCTCGGAGCGCACCCGCTTCACCTTCCCCCGCCAGCGCCGCGGCCGCCGCCTCTGCCTCGCGGACTTCTTCCGTCCCGAGGAGTCGGGGGAGACGGACGTCATCGGACTCCAGGTCGTCACGGTCGGTTCGAAGATCGGCGGGGCCACCGCCGAGCTCTTCGAGTCGAACTCCTACCGCGACTACCTGGAGCTGCACGGGCTGTCCGTGCAGCTGGCCGAGGCGCTCGCCGAGTACTGGCACGCACGGGTCCGCAGCGAGCTCGGCTTCGCCGGCGAGGACCCGTCCGACGTCGAGGACATGTTCGCGCTGAAGTACCGAGGGGCCCGCTTCTCCCTGGGGTACGGGGCCTGCCCCGACCTGGAGGACCGGGCGAAGATCGCCGAGCTGCTGGAGCCCGAGCGGATCGGGGTGAAGCTCTCCGAGGAGTTCCAGCTGCACCCCGAGCAGTCCACGGACGCGATCGTCATCCACCACCCCGAGGCGAAGTACTTCAACGCACGGTAG
- a CDS encoding IclR family transcriptional regulator: MAKNIQSLERAAAMLRLLAGGERRLGLSDISSSLGLAKGTAHGILRTLQHEGFVEQDAASGRYQLGAELLRLGNSYLDVHELRARALVWTDDLARSSGESVHLGVLHQHGVLIVHHVFRPDDSRQVLEVGAMQPLHSTALGKVIAAYDPVAHSEATEVERRSFTPRTVTGEEEFESLLDLIRAQGWAADVEETWEGVAAVAAPIHDRRRMPVGAVAVTGAVERVCAGGELRPELVAAVRDCARAVSRDLGAGRF; the protein is encoded by the coding sequence ATGGCGAAGAACATCCAGTCGCTCGAGCGGGCAGCCGCGATGCTGCGTCTGCTGGCGGGCGGCGAGCGTCGGCTCGGCCTGTCCGACATCTCGTCGTCGCTGGGTCTGGCCAAAGGTACCGCGCACGGCATTCTGCGGACCCTCCAGCACGAGGGCTTCGTCGAGCAGGACGCCGCGTCCGGCCGCTACCAGCTCGGCGCCGAGCTGCTGCGCCTGGGCAACAGCTATCTCGACGTGCACGAACTGCGGGCCCGCGCACTGGTGTGGACGGACGACCTGGCCCGCTCCAGCGGCGAGAGCGTCCACCTGGGCGTGCTCCACCAGCACGGCGTCCTGATCGTCCACCACGTCTTCCGCCCGGACGACAGCCGCCAGGTGCTCGAGGTCGGCGCCATGCAGCCGCTGCACTCCACGGCCCTCGGCAAGGTGATCGCCGCCTACGACCCGGTCGCGCACAGCGAGGCCACCGAGGTGGAGCGACGCTCCTTCACCCCGCGCACCGTGACGGGCGAGGAGGAGTTCGAGTCGCTGCTCGACCTGATCCGGGCGCAGGGCTGGGCGGCCGATGTCGAGGAGACCTGGGAGGGCGTGGCGGCGGTGGCCGCCCCCATCCACGACCGGCGCAGGATGCCGGTCGGCGCCGTGGCCGTGACGGGTGCCGTGGAGCGTGTCTGCGCGGGCGGCGAACTGCGGCCCGAGCTCGTCGCCGCGGTGCGGGACTGCGCCCGCGCCGTCTCCCGGGATCTGGGCGCCGGGCGCTTCTGA
- a CDS encoding MIP/aquaporin family protein: MSSSDIFIGETIGTAILILLGGGVCAAVTLKRSKAQNAGWLAITFGWGFAVLTGAYIASGVSGAHLNPAVTIGLAIQGGTAWSDVPLYLASELLGAIIGAVLVWAVYYGQFHAHLTDPEIVKDQPAEEGMVDQASAPKAGPVLGVFTTGPEIRNAVQNVVTEVIATFVLVLAILTQGLNDEGNGLGALGALITALVVVGIGLSLGGPTGYAINPVRDLGPRIVHALLPLPNKGGSDWGYAWVPVVGPLIGAALAGGLYNLAFA, from the coding sequence GTGTCCAGCTCCGACATCTTCATCGGCGAGACCATCGGTACCGCCATACTCATCCTGCTCGGCGGCGGTGTCTGTGCCGCCGTCACGCTCAAGCGCTCAAAGGCGCAGAACGCCGGCTGGCTGGCCATCACCTTCGGGTGGGGCTTCGCCGTGCTGACGGGCGCCTACATCGCCTCCGGCGTGTCCGGAGCTCACCTCAACCCCGCGGTCACGATCGGCCTCGCGATCCAGGGCGGCACCGCGTGGAGCGATGTCCCCCTGTACCTCGCCTCCGAGCTGCTCGGCGCGATCATCGGTGCCGTGCTCGTCTGGGCCGTCTACTACGGACAGTTCCACGCGCACCTCACCGATCCCGAGATCGTGAAGGACCAGCCGGCCGAGGAAGGCATGGTCGACCAGGCGTCGGCGCCGAAGGCCGGCCCCGTGCTCGGCGTCTTCACCACCGGGCCGGAGATCCGGAACGCGGTGCAGAACGTCGTCACGGAGGTCATCGCCACGTTCGTCCTGGTCCTGGCGATCCTCACCCAGGGCCTCAACGACGAGGGCAACGGCCTCGGCGCCCTGGGCGCCCTGATCACCGCGCTGGTGGTCGTGGGGATCGGTCTGTCGCTCGGCGGCCCGACCGGCTACGCGATCAACCCGGTGCGCGACCTCGGCCCGAGGATCGTGCACGCGCTTCTGCCTCTGCCGAACAAGGGCGGGTCGGACTGGGGCTACGCCTGGGTACCGGTGGTAGGACCGCTCATCGGGGCCGCACTGGCCGGCGGGCTCTACAACCTCGCCTTCGCCTGA